From the Acidovorax sp. NCPPB 3576 genome, the window CACGGGGATCACGAACTGGCCCGCGTCGTCCACCACCGTCACGCCGGGGTCTTCGTCCTTCGACTTCAGCACCGGCGCGATGAGCCGCACCACGGCGCCGAGCGAGACGAAGAACACCAGCTGGTCGTAGGCGGCGAAGAGCGGCGCGATCTCGTCGCGCAGCGCGCCTTCGTAGGCCCGCACGGTGTTGGGCAGGCCCTCGAACGCGCTGGCGAACTTGGCCGCGGTGCACACATGGGCCTGGGGCACGTCGCGGGCCAGTTGCGCGGCCTGCGCAGCGCCGTGGCGGGTGATGGCGACGAGGCACACGCGCACGGCCTCCAGCGGCTGCGCGGGCGCGGACAGCACCACGGCGGGGGTGGCGGCGGGGGAATTCATTCGGCAGGCTCCGGTTCGGATAGGAAGGCGCCCACGTCGGTGGGCGAGGATTTCTTGAGGCAACCCTTGATGCGCTCGCCGCGGATGCGGTGCGGGTTCTTGACCACCATGAGCGAGAGGTAGCTGACCTTGGTGCCGCGCAGCGCCGGCAGGTCCGGGCCGCTCACGCAGCGCTCGTCGGGCGCGCCCACGCGCTCGATGAACTGCGTGTGCGGCAGCAGCCCCCGCCGCACGAGCCAGTCGATCAGGTCGTCCATGAGCGGCTTGACCTTCATGAGCACCAGGGTGTCGAAGTCGGGCAGCAGTCGGTCCACCGCGCCCACGCCGTAGGCAGCGGGGACGATGGCGATGGTGTCGTCCTGCTCGGCCAGCGGCATGCCGCGCGCGGCGCAGGCGGCGGTGAAGGCGTTCACGCCCGCGATCACCGGCACCTCGATGCGCGCATCCAGCGCCCGCACGGTGCGCGCCAGGTGGCCGAAGGTGGCGTAGGTGCTGGCATCGCCCTCCACCAGAAACAGCACGTCCTGCCCGGCCAGCAGCCAGGGCAGCACGGCGGCGGCGGCGCGCGCCCAGGCGCGGACGAGCTTGTCGCCGTCGTGCGTCATGGGAAACAGCAGCGTCTGGTGCATGGCGGGCGGTGGCAGGCCCGCGCGCTGCACGATATCGAAGGCGTAGCTGGGCGTCTTGGTGCTGCGCGCGGGGTAGGTCCACACGGCATCGGTGCGCTGCAGCTGGGCCCAGGCCGCGCGGGTGATAAGGCCGGGGTCGCCGGGGCCGAGCGATACGCCG encodes:
- the cobI gene encoding precorrin-2 C(20)-methyltransferase, giving the protein MTDTTPSSAALGRLIGVSLGPGDPGLITRAAWAQLQRTDAVWTYPARSTKTPSYAFDIVQRAGLPPPAMHQTLLFPMTHDGDKLVRAWARAAAAVLPWLLAGQDVLFLVEGDASTYATFGHLARTVRALDARIEVPVIAGVNAFTAACAARGMPLAEQDDTIAIVPAAYGVGAVDRLLPDFDTLVLMKVKPLMDDLIDWLVRRGLLPHTQFIERVGAPDERCVSGPDLPALRGTKVSYLSLMVVKNPHRIRGERIKGCLKKSSPTDVGAFLSEPEPAE